GACGCCGAGGTCATCCGGCACATGCGCCCGACGCTGTCGGAGATGGGGGAGTACGACGGCACGGCGCTGATGGAAAAGCGGACGAAGAAGAACATCATTTACCGGATCAAGGACCGGACCGCCTGCACCTACGAAATTGACGACACGCCGCCGTTTAAGATCGACCGGGAGGCACTGGAAATCGCGATCGAGGTTGCGCTTCTGCTGAAAACCAACATTGTCGGCGAGCTTCACATAACGCGAAAGCAGTACCTGGACGGGTCGATCCCGACGGGTTTTCAGCGCACGGCGATTGTCGGCATCGAGGGGGAAATTCCCCTGGCGGCCAGGAAGGTGCGGATCATCCAGTTAAGCGTCGAGGAGGACAGCTGTCGGGAAGTGTCGGACGTCGCCCACGACCGGACCTACACGACCGACCGGCTGGGGATGCCGCTGATCGAAACGGTGACATATCCGGACATGCTGACGCCCGACGAAGCGGCGGAAGCGGCCCAATACCTGCGGTATCTCGCGCGGAGCACGGGTCACGTGCGGACCGGGATCGGGGCGGCCCGAGAGGATGTGAATGTGAGCATCACCGGGGGAACGCGGGTGGAAATCAAGGGGGTGGCGAAGATCAAGTGGATACCGGAATTGACCCACAACGAGGCGTTTCGCCAGCGGGCGCTGCTGGAGATCGCCCGGATTCTGCGGGAGCGGGTGGGTGATCCGGCCGCCTGGCGGATCAGCCAGGCGGACCTGCCCTTCGCCGTCTTCGAGCAGCCCTACGCGGTCTGGGCGAGCGCGCGCCAACGCGGGGGGCGGCTGGCGGTCATCAACCTGCCGGATTTCAAGGGGATACTCTCGTTCTTCACCCAGCCGGGGCAAATGTTTGCGCACGAACTGGAGGGGCGGGTGAAAGTGATTGCTTGCCTGGAGCGCCCGAATATTGTGCACAGCGAGCAGCCCGACCTGGTGCTCTCGGCGGCCGACTGGGCGGCCGTTTACGAACGGCTGCAACCGGGGCCGGGGGATGCCCAGGTCCTGGTGTGGGGGCCGCCGGCCGACGTAGCCACGGCAATCGAGACGATCGAAGAACGGTGCCGGATGGCTTTTGACGGCGTGCCGAACGAAACGCGGAAAGCGCTGCCGGACGGGACGACGATTTTTGAGCGGGTCCTGCCGGGACCGGACCGGATGTACCCGGACACCGACTCGGCGCCGCTGTCGGTGTCGGAGGAGCTGATCGAGAGACTGCGGAGGCGCCTGCCGGTCGAGGTGGCCGAGCGGATGCGGCAGTTGAGCACCTGGCAGGTGCCGGCGGACGCACACCGGTATCTGCTGGCCCGCAATCTGACACCGCTCATCGAGCGGATCGCGTCCGATTGGAGCTACGAGCCGCGCTGGGTCGGCAAAGTGCTCGGCCACGGACTGAAAAACATCGAACGCGAGAATATCTCGGAAGGGGCGCCGCTGGATTATGAACGGCTGTACGGGCTGTTCGCTTTCGTGAAGGAGCAGGGGCTGGACCGGGAGATCATCAAGGCAATGCTCCCGGCGGCCTACCGCAACCCGCAGGCCGGTTTTGCGGAGATTCTGGAGCGCACGGGATTCCGCCGGCGAAGCGAGGGCGACCTGCTCGGGCGGATTCCCGGGTTGGTGGGCCAATTCCGAAGGCACCGCCGGTCGGGCCACCCGGAGGCCGCAATCCGGTGGGCGATGGGCGTGCTGCGGCCGGAGGCGCTGGGGAACCTGTCGTTCGCCAAACTCCGGAAGGCCATCGCCGAGGAGGTGCGGGTATGACGGAAGATATCCTGAAGGGATACCGGGGGGCGGCCCGCGAGGTGCTCGAAAAGTACCGGATTCGGGTCTGGAGCCAGACGGAGATCAACACGACCCGGGGCGGGTTCGCGGGAATTCTGTTGCCCCGGTCGGTCAACGACGACGAGAACCACCTGGTGCTGAAGCTGGCGACAGGGTACAACATCGGGATCGACGTGGCCACCATCCTGGACATGAAAGAGAGCGGGTACAAGGAGGCCCACTACAAGATTCCGGAGAAGGAGTTCCCGGTTTCGCCGGGGAAACCGCATGTGAAGCTGCTGGGGACCGGGGGCACGATTGCGTCGCGGCTGGACTACCGGACGGGGGCGGTGATTCCGGCCTTTTCGCCGGGGGAGCTGTACGGGGCGGTGCCGGAATTGGCGGACATCTGCAACCTGTCGACGGAGAAGTTGTTTGCGGTGTTCAGCGAGAACATGGGGCCGTACCAGTACCGGGAGCTGGCCAAAGCGATCGGGCGGGAGATCGAGAAGGGGATCGACGGCATCATTATCGGTCACGGGACGGACACGATGCACCACACGGCGTCGGCTCTGGCGTTCATGGTGCAGAACCCGCCGGTCCCGATCGTGATGGTAGGCTCGCAGCGGTCGAGCGACCGGCCCTCCTCGGACGCGGCCCTCAACCTGATCCACGCGACTAAGACGGCGGCGGAGTCGGACATCGCCGAGGTGATGGTGTGCATGTTCGGGCCGACCTCCGATGAGTACGCGTTGCTCCACCGGGGCACGCGGGTGCGCAAAATGCACTCGTCGTACCGGTCGACGTTTCGGACGGTGGGGGACACCCCGCTGGCGATGGTCGACCGGCAGCGGATCACGCCGCTCAAAGACACCTACAACCGGCGTCGGAGGGACCGGCAGGTGAAGGTTCTGCCGTATTTCGAGGAGATGGTGGCGCTGGTCTACTACTACCCCAACATGCGGCCGGACATCATCGACTCCCTGCGCGAGAACGGCTACCGGGGGATCGTGATCGCGGGCACGGGCCTGGGGCACATCAACAAGCCGGTGTACCCGGCGATCGAGCGGGCGGCCCAGGCCGGCATCGCGATCTACATGACGGTGCAGACGCTGTGGGGGTACGTCCACATGTTCGTGTACGACACGGGGCGCGACCTGATGAGCCTCGGGATCATCCCGGCCGAGAACATGTTGCCCGAGGTGGCGTACATCAAACTCGGGTGGGCGCTGGGCCAGACGGAGGACCTGAACGAGGTGAAACGGCTGATGCTGACGCCGATCGCCGAGGAGATTACGCCGCGCGAGCCATACAACGGGTACCTGATTTTCCAGGGAGGCGTCCCCGAAGTGGAGGAGTTCCTGAAGAAGATTCACAAGTAAGTGAGCGGGGATCTCGGCGCGTGTCAGACCTCAAACGCCGAAAGCCGCCGGCCAGCCACCGGCGGCTTTG
The nucleotide sequence above comes from Candidatus Zixiibacteriota bacterium. Encoded proteins:
- the gatD gene encoding Glu-tRNA(Gln) amidotransferase subunit GatD, whose amino-acid sequence is MTEDILKGYRGAAREVLEKYRIRVWSQTEINTTRGGFAGILLPRSVNDDENHLVLKLATGYNIGIDVATILDMKESGYKEAHYKIPEKEFPVSPGKPHVKLLGTGGTIASRLDYRTGAVIPAFSPGELYGAVPELADICNLSTEKLFAVFSENMGPYQYRELAKAIGREIEKGIDGIIIGHGTDTMHHTASALAFMVQNPPVPIVMVGSQRSSDRPSSDAALNLIHATKTAAESDIAEVMVCMFGPTSDEYALLHRGTRVRKMHSSYRSTFRTVGDTPLAMVDRQRITPLKDTYNRRRRDRQVKVLPYFEEMVALVYYYPNMRPDIIDSLRENGYRGIVIAGTGLGHINKPVYPAIERAAQAGIAIYMTVQTLWGYVHMFVYDTGRDLMSLGIIPAENMLPEVAYIKLGWALGQTEDLNEVKRLMLTPIAEEITPREPYNGYLIFQGGVPEVEEFLKKIHK
- the gatE gene encoding Glu-tRNA(Gln) amidotransferase subunit GatE, whose product is METEYIAGQQTGPVDPDANIRQTAALVQYVPRNRATRETYAALGFKCGLEIHQQLLTRSKLFCRCPAGIYHHRDDFDAEVIRHMRPTLSEMGEYDGTALMEKRTKKNIIYRIKDRTACTYEIDDTPPFKIDREALEIAIEVALLLKTNIVGELHITRKQYLDGSIPTGFQRTAIVGIEGEIPLAARKVRIIQLSVEEDSCREVSDVAHDRTYTTDRLGMPLIETVTYPDMLTPDEAAEAAQYLRYLARSTGHVRTGIGAAREDVNVSITGGTRVEIKGVAKIKWIPELTHNEAFRQRALLEIARILRERVGDPAAWRISQADLPFAVFEQPYAVWASARQRGGRLAVINLPDFKGILSFFTQPGQMFAHELEGRVKVIACLERPNIVHSEQPDLVLSAADWAAVYERLQPGPGDAQVLVWGPPADVATAIETIEERCRMAFDGVPNETRKALPDGTTIFERVLPGPDRMYPDTDSAPLSVSEELIERLRRRLPVEVAERMRQLSTWQVPADAHRYLLARNLTPLIERIASDWSYEPRWVGKVLGHGLKNIERENISEGAPLDYERLYGLFAFVKEQGLDREIIKAMLPAAYRNPQAGFAEILERTGFRRRSEGDLLGRIPGLVGQFRRHRRSGHPEAAIRWAMGVLRPEALGNLSFAKLRKAIAEEVRV